Within Cellulophaga sp. L1A9, the genomic segment ATAAACTTAAACAGATGTATGCTGATGTGAGTCTTGATAATAAGATGCTTAAAGACGTATTGTCAAAAAAGTTCTAAAGCCTTCCGACAAGAGAGTTCGTGTAAAGTATCTCATCAAAAGGTTTGTAATTCCTATCATCCGTGCCTGTAATATTGTAGGACTGAGTAGATCGATGTGGTATTACCAAAGTAAGAAAGATGATAGTGAGGTTATTGATAAGCTAACAGCGTTAGCGGAATCATACCCAACTAGAGGTTTTGATGAATATTATTATAAGATCCGTCGTGAAGGCTTAAAATGGAACAGAAAACGAGTGTTACGTGTGTACCGTGAGATGAAACTCAGTCTGCGCCGTAAACATAAAAAACGTTTGGTTAAACGTATAAAACAACCTTTAGAAACACCTTTAACATTAAATGAGTGTTGGAGTATGGATTTTATGAGCGATGCCCTTACTGATGGTAGAAAGCTCAGAGTGTTTAATGTTATAGACGACTGTAATCGGGAAGCTCTAGCAATAGACGCAGGACTTTCTTATCCAGCAAGAGCTGTTGTAGAAACTCTTGAATGCCTAAAAGAGGAAATAGGAATACCCAAATATGTAAGATGTGATAATGGCCCGGAGTTTATCTCTAAGACTTTTATGAACTGGTGTAAAAAGAACTTTATAGAAATTAAATATACCCAACCGGGAAAGCCAATGCAAAATGGATATATAGAACGATTTAACCGTTTCTTTAGGGAGGATATATTAGATGCCTATTATTTCAATGACATTTATCAACTTCAAAAAATAAGCGACAACTGGAGAGAAGACTATAATTTTAATCACCCGCATAAATCTTTAGGTAATATATCACCTAAAGAATTCATGCCCAGATTTGATGAAGAATTTAAATTCTTCATCAAATCTGGGCTAAATAATAATTATTTATCGAAATTAGAGGTGTCCTAAGAAGGGGAAGTCTACAATTTCTATGCACACTTTATATAATAAACTGCTCTGGGCAAATAATACAAAATAAAACAATGACTACTCAATTTACAGATAAAGCAATAACAGCGCAAAGTTATCAAATTAAAAAGGCTGATACTGTGTTTATGAAAAATGATAAATTGGACGTCCTTAAATTAGATAAAAAGGCTAACAGTACATCGGTAGCCAAAGGATCCGAAAATTATAGGCAATATGATTATGAGGAAACCCTTAGTACTGGTATATACATATATATAAGAGGTAATAATTTAACCGGATATCAAAAAACAATAAGACAAAAAGATGCTGTTTTTGAAGATATATATCAATACTACCCATCTGGAACTATAAAAATGTATGGGAATTTTTATATAAATGGTTTTAACAATGATATACAGTATTGGTATGACGAACAGGGTACTATTAAAAGCTATAAGAATCACGATGAACCCTATGAATTTAGTTGGAAAGATGTTCAAAGATTTTTAGGAGAACATAAAATAAAAAAAGAGGAGATTGTAGAAATACATAGATCAGACGAATCTGGAGATTATATATGGGCTATAATTTATAAGCCACAAGAATTAATTAATACCGCTAATGTTAAAGCTTTTCACCTAGATGCTAAAACTGGTAAAATAATAAAAGAACTTATATTTAGCACAGCCCGGCATCTAGATTAAGTAAAGTTTTCCTCTGCTAGCGCGCGCGTCACGCTCGTAGCTGTGTTATTTTTTTGACTCTCTGATAATTTGTTTTTCTTCTTGAGTTTAGGTTTCGACTTTGTTTGTTGTGCTTAATTAGAAGATTTTGTAGAGCGGGGAGAAATACAAAGGAAAAATGTATTCATTTTTAAGTTTCAACGGGATATTATAAAAAAAGATGAAAGTTTAATCGAAAACTATTAATTATGACTCTAAGATACTTTTTTGTTTTCTGTTTATTTGCTTTTTCTAATTGTAAAGAGGAACCAGATTTAAAAGGGAGTACTACGACTACTAATAATACTAATACTCAAAATAGTGAAATACGCTTAATTGGAATAGGCGAAACTTCTGGGATGACTAATCCAAATTATATTAAAGAGCAGTATACTCTTATAATACTTAGAGATTCAATTTATAAAATTAAATCTTTTAATATTGAGGATAATTCTAATTTTCAGGACACCATTCTTAGAATGAAAAATGAATTTTTCGGAAAAAATATTTTCGAAATGATATCTAAGGAAGAGTTGAAAAGTAAAACAATCGGAAGTTTTGGTGTCAATGAAGGTAAAGATTGGTTAATAGCAATTGAAACCAAAAGCGATAGCATAATAATTTGGAGAATGGGTAAAATATCCGTTCCTAAGGAATTTGAAGAGTTTAATAACACTATAAAGGAGATTTGGTGAATATCTAAAAACAAAATTTTAAAAAAATGAGTTACTGTTGTTCCCTTGCTAGCGCGAGCGTCGCTCTCGTGGCTGTGTTATTTTTTAACTCTCTGATAATTTGTTTTTCTTGTTGAGTTTAGGTTTTGACTTTGCTTGTCATGCTAATTGGGGGACTTTGAGGAGAGAAGAAATGATATAGCTAAAGTTTATGAATCGATTGCATAATGTTAACTAATGAGATATAGCTGCATATTATTTGTTTTTTTGATACTATTAATTTCTTGCAAATCTAAAATTGAGACAAATATTCCCAAAAACAATGTGAGCTCAATAGGAACTAGTGATATTTTACTACAATTTACTATTGATACCTTAAATGTACATACCCTTAATCCACCATTAGGGTATTCAAAAATAACTCGTTTAAAATCTGCAAAAAATCCTAATTATAATAATTATAAAGACGCCTTAGATAGTACAGAACTAACTATTGATAACTTAGGTTTTAAAGATAGTATTAATAATCATGCACTGTTTAATGAACTTATACAAGAGAGTAAAGATTCATTGAATATAGCTTTAAGTAATAATTACTATGCTAACCTTAAGGAAAGAAGTTATTTTATTTCAAGCTCTTATATTCAAAAAGGGAATTTTAAAATATTCTTTTTAAAAACCATATATAACAGAGTTTACGACAATAAAAAAGGAATAGAAAATTTGTATTTAATTTCCTCAAAACGTGGCGAAATTATCGATATATGCAATATATATTATCATACCATTAAAACACATAGTATGGAATCTAGGTTTTTTTATATAAGTAAAAATTGGAATATTAGTACTGCTATTTATACGAATATAGAAGGGGATATTTCAATTAGAGATTTTAAGAAATTTAAAATTAATAGAGAAGGTTATTTTAAGATACTAGATTAATTGTTCTAAATTGTAATGTCTATTAATAAAGAGGGAGCGAGATAATTTACAATTTCCGAATCTATTATAAATTAAAAAAACTATAATACTTTAGGGGCGATGTTTAAATTAGCTGTAGGTCTTTTATTAATTAGTGTATTTAACGTTTTATCTTGTAAGAACTCAAGTAAGGATAAAATAACTGTTGATATAGCAGAGGAGTGTACAAATTATTTAGAATCTTTTGAAAATTTTAATTCTCCTAAAAAAGAGAATACTTTTATTGATGTAAAAATACTAGATTCTTTGTCACTGAAAATGGAACTCCCTTATGGGAAAAAGGAGATAATAGATTCTGATTTTCCAGATCATTGGTATTGTGGTGGGGGTTATTTAGAGGGCTCTTTACTGCAAGAGGGGTATATGTCTAAAGATAGTATAGATTATGCACAAGCATATTTTTCAATTATTCACTTTAATCGAGAAGACAATTTAGCTTCTCAACCCGAAAATAAAAGTTTCAATTTAGGAGAAAGTATTTCTGAAATTAATAAAATACTTTTGAAATATAATGACTCCAGAATTACCCCATTAAATCCTAAGGTTTCAGCATTTATAAAACTACCAGATACACAGGGAAATATGGTCTTTGGGCTTGTTGCCTACGAGAATAATATACATTATAATCCCATATATTTAGTCGTGAAAAATGGTCTGGTTCTAGATGTTCTACCTACTTACGAATTTTCTCGCATAGAAACGCTAGTGAATAAAAGTTGTTATATAGATGAAAATTACATTTGGTATGTGAAAAGTTTTCAAAATATAGATGGCTTTGAAGTAGAAACTGTTAGCTATGAGCGTTATAAAATTTCAGATGATGGCAAGTTTATCAAAATAAAAGGTGTCAAATGAGGAATGCAGTTAACGCTATTATGCTTTTTTTTATATTAAACTCCTGTATAAATAAAAAGACCACAAAGCCAGATTCAGTAAGTATAAATACTAGTCCTTTAGATTTGCAAAAGGGCATTACACCCTGCAGTATCAATTTAATGCATGATTATTTAAAGTCAGTTAACAATAAATCATGGCTTCCCACTAATTTTGTAAAAGATATTTATTGCGATGGAATTAGTTATGTAGAACGAAATAATACGGAATATCCTTTTGAATCGGTTTATATTGAAAATTGGGACAAGAAAATTATTTTTTCCCAAAGTGCTAATCTTGATTATAGAAAAGTCAGAGTTTTAGAAATTAATGATTCTACCTACTATTTAACTAATTGGAATAAGAACAATTATAAATCTTCGGATTCAATTTTTATAGCTAAGCGTAAAAATCAGATTAGCTTTATTACTGAAAATGATAGTATTTCGTATACTGATGGTATTGGCTCTTTTCGATTTTCGGATCCCAACTTACTAAAAAATGTTCTTGCAGTTTCAGTATTTAATAACTCTTATGATTTGTTTGATGTTGATGAAAATAAAATTGATGAGGCTGTTACTTTTGATGTATTAAAAAATGAAGTTGTAAACTCTCAAAATTTCAAGACATTTAATTTCACAGGTTACTATTTAGATGGGTATTACCAAATGAAATTGGATGGTATTAATTACTTATTTAAATGGAACGGAAAGGATATAATTCTGAGGTCTAATGATGGGAGGGTCTTGAGGTTTGAGCAACAATTGA encodes:
- a CDS encoding IS3 family transposase, which translates into the protein MKRFVIPIIRACNIVGLSRSMWYYQSKKDDSEVIDKLTALAESYPTRGFDEYYYKIRREGLKWNRKRVLRVYREMKLSLRRKHKKRLVKRIKQPLETPLTLNECWSMDFMSDALTDGRKLRVFNVIDDCNREALAIDAGLSYPARAVVETLECLKEEIGIPKYVRCDNGPEFISKTFMNWCKKNFIEIKYTQPGKPMQNGYIERFNRFFREDILDAYYFNDIYQLQKISDNWREDYNFNHPHKSLGNISPKEFMPRFDEEFKFFIKSGLNNNYLSKLEVS